From Alienimonas californiensis, a single genomic window includes:
- a CDS encoding alginate export family protein has product MTSSLLPRGLARGAGLTLLCGAAAFAQSPPPAPAPVAAGSTVESSADNPPGQASGAPRIQQGIPGGARQPSPPPSPYKPLFFDNDFSQYTGKPPYILGEQSKLLSLSQCPEVKLSAGGQVRHRLHAEDNRLRPDGETFTNYQLWRGRNYLNLESEYARAYMEIINADSWGSEILELAIDENRWDLLNAFVDFNLYDVAGGAGTFRVGQQEILYGDQYLLSPLDWSNTRRNFEGYKYIHQADAWCLDAFSLTPVNGAAGSRFYDPTAFDEDDEEKRLWGVWVNRKLTDNAAADLFYLDQNIEVPLADTRRAADGRRRLVGGRIAGTVPMLTCGSDDGSDGVGGKPFRTWDYDVQGGYQFGDDDGEDVRAAFLNTAVGHTWNAAPWSPRVGELFYYGSGDDDPTDGENNTFYTYYSLAHAYWGIIDNLNGQNLLDYAVFTTVNPTKKLSVTGGYHLFRKASGDDYLYNVAQAGLGPLGAGTDIGTELDVVADYRVTLNLGLQLGYARSWYDDFAESSFAQASDDGEFVYLQTTFNY; this is encoded by the coding sequence GTGACGTCCTCCCTGCTCCCCCGCGGTCTTGCCCGCGGCGCCGGCCTCACGCTGTTGTGCGGAGCCGCGGCGTTTGCGCAGAGTCCGCCCCCGGCCCCCGCTCCCGTGGCGGCTGGTTCGACGGTCGAGAGCTCCGCGGACAATCCGCCGGGTCAGGCATCGGGCGCCCCGCGGATTCAGCAGGGCATCCCAGGGGGAGCCCGGCAGCCGAGCCCGCCGCCGTCGCCCTACAAACCGCTGTTCTTCGACAACGACTTTTCGCAGTACACCGGCAAGCCGCCGTATATCCTCGGGGAGCAGTCGAAACTCCTCAGCCTGTCGCAATGTCCCGAGGTCAAGCTATCCGCCGGCGGGCAGGTCCGTCATCGCCTGCACGCGGAGGACAACCGCCTGCGACCGGACGGGGAGACGTTCACGAATTATCAGCTGTGGCGAGGCCGGAACTATTTGAATCTCGAGTCCGAGTACGCTCGAGCCTATATGGAGATCATCAACGCTGACAGTTGGGGCAGCGAGATCCTGGAACTGGCGATCGACGAGAACCGCTGGGACCTGCTGAACGCGTTCGTCGACTTCAACCTCTACGACGTCGCCGGCGGCGCCGGCACATTTCGCGTCGGTCAGCAGGAGATTCTGTACGGGGACCAGTACCTGCTTTCTCCGCTGGACTGGTCCAACACCCGCAGAAACTTTGAAGGCTACAAGTACATCCATCAGGCGGACGCCTGGTGCCTCGACGCGTTCAGCCTGACGCCTGTCAACGGCGCGGCCGGCAGCCGGTTCTACGACCCGACCGCATTCGACGAGGACGACGAGGAGAAACGCCTGTGGGGCGTGTGGGTGAATCGCAAGCTGACGGACAACGCCGCCGCAGACCTCTTCTACCTCGATCAGAATATTGAGGTTCCGCTCGCGGACACCCGTCGCGCGGCCGACGGGCGGCGGCGCCTCGTGGGCGGCCGGATCGCCGGGACCGTGCCGATGCTCACTTGCGGGTCTGACGACGGTAGCGACGGCGTCGGCGGCAAGCCGTTTCGCACGTGGGACTACGACGTGCAGGGCGGCTACCAGTTCGGCGATGACGACGGTGAAGATGTGCGGGCGGCGTTCCTCAACACGGCGGTCGGCCACACCTGGAACGCGGCGCCCTGGTCGCCGCGCGTCGGCGAGTTGTTCTACTACGGCTCCGGCGACGACGATCCGACCGACGGCGAGAACAATACCTTCTACACCTATTACTCCCTGGCCCACGCCTACTGGGGGATCATCGATAACCTCAACGGGCAGAACCTGCTGGACTACGCGGTCTTCACCACGGTCAATCCGACGAAGAAGCTGTCGGTCACCGGCGGATACCACCTCTTCCGCAAGGCCTCCGGCGACGACTACCTCTACAACGTCGCCCAGGCCGGCCTCGGTCCCCTCGGCGCCGGCACGGACATCGGGACCGAGTTGGACGTGGTGGCGGACTACCGCGTCACCCTGAACCTCGGCCTCCAGCTCGGCTACGCCCGTTCCTGGTACGACGACTTTGCGGAGAGCAGCTTCGCTCAGGCGAGCGACGACGGCGAGTTCGTCTACCTGCAGACGACGTTCAACTACTGA